From a region of the Candidatus Poribacteria bacterium genome:
- a CDS encoding LpxI family protein produces MEKLGIIAGAGELPVLLARAAAAHERQPVIIQITKSDAQRFAGIECELHTYGVGQIQKIARTLLNSGVKEVVIIGKVEKNILLRPFQIDTTTIKILVQNRREKPSVIVNAALNYLESVGLTILTQDRYLQHLLPQPSVLTTRQPTASQWADIKLGISIARQIANMDIGQTVAVKNQIVLAMEAIEGTDATIQRGGNLGKQGIVVAKAAAENHDFRIDVPTVGLQTLEVLHDVKASVLAVEACRTFMIDTDVLIQQADRWKIAIVAVK; encoded by the coding sequence ATGGAAAAATTGGGTATCATTGCAGGCGCAGGTGAACTCCCCGTGCTATTAGCACGTGCCGCTGCTGCCCATGAACGACAACCCGTTATCATCCAAATCACCAAGTCTGATGCGCAACGCTTTGCCGGAATCGAATGTGAACTTCATACGTATGGAGTCGGTCAGATTCAAAAGATCGCCCGAACCCTTCTCAATTCAGGCGTGAAAGAGGTTGTGATCATCGGGAAAGTCGAAAAAAATATCCTCCTTCGTCCCTTTCAAATTGATACGACCACGATTAAAATTCTGGTCCAGAACCGGCGCGAAAAACCTTCCGTAATCGTCAACGCTGCCCTTAACTATCTCGAATCTGTCGGACTTACCATCCTCACCCAAGATCGATATCTCCAACACCTGCTTCCACAGCCCAGCGTTTTAACAACTCGACAACCGACCGCGAGCCAATGGGCAGATATTAAACTCGGCATTAGTATCGCTCGCCAGATAGCAAACATGGATATTGGGCAAACGGTTGCGGTTAAGAATCAGATTGTGCTTGCTATGGAAGCCATTGAAGGAACGGACGCGACTATTCAGAGGGGCGGAAATTTGGGAAAGCAGGGAATCGTTGTTGCGAAAGCCGCAGCTGAGAACCACGATTTTCGGATTGATGTGCCGACGGTGGGACTGCAAACACTTGAGGTGCTGCATGACGTTAAAGCGAGTGTGTTAGCAGTGGAAGCGTGCCGAACTTTTATGATAGATACCGATGTGCTGATTCAGCAAGCAGACCGCTGGAAGATCGCAATCGTTGCTGTAAAGTAA
- a CDS encoding SelT/SelW/SelH family protein: MADALKQKYGAAVKTVDLIPGSGGAFEVSLNGTLLYSKLETGQFPTTEQITAAMDAAA; this comes from the coding sequence TTGGCAGATGCCTTGAAACAGAAATATGGTGCGGCGGTTAAGACAGTTGATCTAATCCCTGGTAGTGGTGGGGCTTTTGAAGTCTCGCTGAACGGGACACTGCTCTATTCAAAGTTAGAAACCGGACAGTTTCCGACGACGGAGCAGATAACAGCCGCAATGGACGCAGCGGCGTAG
- the ruvX gene encoding Holliday junction resolvase RuvX codes for MGYLTVTFFGFGSLLIFCFFAQEFHLKMEILLGLDVGDTRIGVALSDALGVAAHPLCTLTRKNRQVDLIAISDLVSIHKVECIVIGLPISLDGSIGTQAQKIQKFAQRLEQVIDIPIKFQDERFTTAEAEDILRELNKDTKTEKELIDEVAAVIILTDYLNSEREISNDVQSPIV; via the coding sequence ATGGGCTATCTGACTGTCACCTTTTTTGGATTCGGGTCGCTTCTAATTTTTTGTTTCTTTGCACAGGAGTTTCATTTAAAAATGGAAATCTTACTCGGATTAGATGTCGGTGATACACGGATTGGGGTTGCGCTCAGTGACGCTCTCGGTGTTGCGGCACATCCACTGTGCACGCTCACCCGAAAGAATCGGCAGGTTGATTTAATTGCGATCTCGGATCTGGTTTCTATCCATAAGGTGGAATGTATCGTGATCGGCTTGCCCATCTCTCTTGACGGTTCCATTGGGACGCAAGCGCAGAAGATCCAGAAGTTTGCACAACGTCTGGAGCAGGTCATTGACATTCCGATCAAATTTCAGGATGAACGCTTTACAACCGCTGAAGCAGAAGATATTTTGCGTGAACTTAACAAAGACACAAAAACAGAAAAAGAACTTATCGATGAGGTAGCAGCGGTAATTATTCTCACAGATTATTTGAATAGCGAGCGGGAGATTTCTAACGATGTCCAGAGCCCCATCGTTTAA
- a CDS encoding DUF983 domain-containing protein: MASLLIWNTLRIYLSGTILKSSSEPSKSFGITIPTNPMKITFGDLGRILRRSFQLKCPRCGEGTLFQTYFRMCVHCSVCDLKFERESGYFIGAMYLNYGATVLIAFPSYFLFETLTSIPFYVNLGVWALFSAIFPVLFYRYSKSLWLNFDYAFSA, encoded by the coding sequence ATGGCATCCCTGTTGATTTGGAATACATTGAGAATCTATCTTTCTGGAACGATTTTAAAATCCTCCTCCGAACCTTCAAAGTCTTTTGGGATAACAATACCTACTAATCCAATGAAAATAACGTTCGGAGACCTCGGTAGAATCCTGCGACGTAGTTTTCAACTGAAATGCCCCCGGTGCGGTGAAGGCACGCTGTTTCAAACCTATTTCAGGATGTGTGTCCATTGCAGCGTCTGTGATTTAAAGTTTGAACGAGAATCGGGTTACTTTATCGGTGCCATGTACCTCAATTACGGCGCGACAGTCCTTATCGCTTTTCCAAGTTATTTTCTATTTGAGACCTTGACTTCTATTCCTTTCTACGTTAATTTAGGTGTGTGGGCACTCTTTTCCGCGATCTTCCCCGTTCTCTTCTACCGTTATTCAAAGAGTTTGTGGCTGAACTTTGACTATGCTTTTTCCGCATAG
- the mltG gene encoding endolytic transglycosylase MltG, protein MSRAPSFKILSRTRKIHVGILTLCCLSVLCLIALLIGVSLTRPATSSEEVVNFDVPVGSSSRTIAKRLIEQKLIRSEHVFRLAVRYRGTGKRLQAGTYVLQRNMALWDLLDEFEKGQVTLVSWTVPEGLTTAAIAELWETSGFGTAAAFRKASESQHLLDRYGLTDKTVEGYLFPNTYKFAKGTTTETVVEMMLDEFKQQWTEKFEEEAQNLGRTRHEIVTLASVIEKEAQSDSERPRISSVFHNRLTRKWKLQADPTVLYALGNPKSPLTKADLQVESPYNTYKYKGLPPGPIANPGIDSIVAALRPEKTAYLYFVAIGEGKHHFSKTLSEHNRMIRKMRRASRKHVPQ, encoded by the coding sequence ATGTCCAGAGCCCCATCGTTTAAAATTCTCTCAAGAACACGAAAGATTCATGTAGGTATACTGACGCTCTGCTGTCTTAGTGTTCTCTGTCTCATTGCTCTGCTGATAGGGGTATCCCTGACGCGTCCCGCTACATCGTCAGAAGAGGTTGTCAATTTTGACGTGCCAGTGGGGAGTAGTTCCCGGACAATCGCAAAGCGATTAATTGAACAAAAGTTGATACGCAGCGAACATGTCTTTCGTTTAGCTGTCCGATATAGAGGGACTGGTAAACGCCTACAAGCTGGAACCTATGTGTTACAGCGGAACATGGCACTATGGGACCTCCTCGATGAATTTGAAAAGGGACAGGTTACACTGGTCAGCTGGACGGTGCCAGAGGGTTTAACAACAGCCGCCATTGCTGAACTTTGGGAAACGAGCGGCTTTGGCACAGCGGCGGCATTTCGGAAAGCCTCCGAATCCCAGCATTTGTTGGATCGGTATGGGCTTACAGACAAAACCGTGGAGGGCTATCTTTTTCCGAATACATACAAATTCGCAAAAGGCACAACAACTGAGACAGTTGTTGAGATGATGCTTGATGAATTTAAACAGCAATGGACAGAAAAATTTGAGGAGGAGGCACAAAATTTAGGGCGTACCCGTCACGAAATCGTAACGCTTGCTTCTGTCATTGAAAAGGAAGCACAATCCGATTCGGAACGTCCCCGTATTTCAAGTGTCTTTCATAACCGACTTACACGAAAGTGGAAACTTCAGGCAGATCCAACAGTGCTTTATGCCTTAGGGAACCCCAAAAGTCCCTTAACAAAAGCCGATCTACAGGTGGAGTCGCCTTATAACACCTATAAATACAAGGGTTTACCGCCTGGTCCCATTGCGAATCCGGGGATTGATTCAATTGTAGCCGCACTGCGCCCTGAAAAAACAGCCTATCTCTACTTCGTGGCGATAGGCGAAGGAAAGCACCACTTTTCAAAGACGCTTTCAGAACACAATAGAATGATACGAAAAATGCGGCGTGCGTCTCGTAAGCATGTTCCGCAGTAA
- the lpxC gene encoding UDP-3-O-[3-hydroxymyristoyl] N-acetylglucosamine deacetylase: MATADLQQTIQNEITITGKGLMLGEPVTLTLKPAPADSGIVFRRVDLAGAPEVKVCQENWVDILPRCTSLRSGDTAVSSVEHILSALGGLGVDNATVELDASEPPGLDGSAVPYVESIQAVGLVPQDIPRKFIEVTEPFAVSVADKQLVLLPADAFEVTFVYAHPQTKPQTTTLKITPESYAHDIAPARSFCFEDEIEALQALGIGKGASYDNVVVINAAGESSTSLRFEDEFVRHKILDLIGDLYLAGHMPKAHVLAMRTGHLFHAEFVQALADAGHLQQTPVQEPIEVMDIYEVLPHRHPMCMVDRVIEYESKKRAVGIKNVTYNEPIYEGHFPTRPVMPGVLQIEALAQLAAWLVLRDIGKEGELGYFRSINKATFRRAVIPGDQLRLEIEVAQLRSRIARIEGRVYVGDKLATEAELSIVLASV; this comes from the coding sequence ATGGCAACAGCTGATTTACAGCAAACAATTCAAAATGAAATAACAATTACAGGAAAAGGGTTAATGTTGGGAGAACCTGTGACATTAACCTTGAAACCAGCCCCCGCGGACTCCGGCATCGTCTTTCGACGGGTGGATCTCGCTGGTGCCCCAGAAGTGAAGGTATGTCAGGAAAACTGGGTGGATATTCTGCCGCGATGCACCAGTTTACGCAGCGGTGATACAGCCGTTAGCAGCGTCGAACACATCCTCTCAGCACTCGGTGGTCTCGGCGTTGACAACGCGACAGTGGAACTTGACGCATCGGAACCCCCTGGGCTTGATGGGAGTGCGGTGCCATACGTCGAAAGTATTCAAGCAGTAGGACTCGTCCCACAAGATATACCCCGAAAATTTATTGAAGTCACAGAGCCGTTTGCGGTTTCTGTAGCGGATAAGCAACTCGTGTTGCTACCTGCCGACGCGTTTGAGGTGACATTCGTTTACGCACATCCACAGACGAAACCACAAACAACGACACTCAAAATAACCCCAGAATCATACGCTCACGACATTGCCCCCGCCCGGAGTTTTTGTTTTGAAGATGAAATTGAAGCCCTACAAGCACTCGGTATTGGGAAAGGTGCAAGTTACGACAATGTCGTCGTTATCAATGCCGCAGGTGAATCCAGCACATCCCTGCGGTTTGAAGACGAGTTTGTGCGCCATAAAATCCTTGATTTGATTGGCGACCTCTACTTAGCAGGACACATGCCGAAGGCACATGTCCTGGCAATGCGGACCGGACATCTGTTCCATGCGGAATTCGTGCAAGCCCTCGCCGATGCCGGTCACCTTCAACAGACACCTGTTCAAGAACCGATTGAGGTAATGGATATCTATGAAGTGCTGCCCCACCGACATCCAATGTGCATGGTGGATAGAGTTATTGAATACGAAAGTAAAAAACGCGCCGTAGGCATCAAGAACGTGACTTACAACGAACCGATTTATGAGGGGCATTTTCCGACGCGCCCTGTGATGCCAGGGGTGTTACAAATTGAAGCACTCGCGCAACTCGCAGCATGGCTCGTCCTTCGAGACATCGGTAAGGAAGGGGAACTTGGCTATTTCCGTTCAATCAACAAGGCAACATTCCGACGCGCTGTCATTCCGGGGGACCAACTCCGACTGGAAATAGAGGTCGCCCAACTACGGAGCCGAATTGCACGCATCGAAGGACGCGTCTACGTAGGAGACAAACTCGCTACAGAAGCAGAACTGTCAATCGTATTGGCATCTGTCTGA
- the lpxA gene encoding acyl-ACP--UDP-N-acetylglucosamine O-acyltransferase: MLETNIHPTAIISPKAILEEGVKIGPYSLVGEEVHIGRGTVIGPHVQIEKWTTIGEECKIFFGATIGNESKDLKYGGWRSYVKIGNRNILREYVSISRSSFEEEATIVGDNNLLMNWVNLAHDTIVGNRIIMANFVSLAGHVVIEDDVRLGAHAALHQYVRVGKMAMAGGFSKIVQDIPPFALSAGQPARVRDLNRIGIRTSRINPLSQLTPETLAALKKAFRILFRSGLPLKHAVTRVRETLEPTPEVEYLLKFIETSKRGIGFSQPNRTSF, translated from the coding sequence GTGCTAGAAACCAACATTCACCCTACGGCTATTATCTCTCCAAAAGCGATATTGGAAGAAGGGGTTAAGATTGGCCCCTACAGTCTTGTCGGTGAAGAGGTCCATATAGGGCGCGGTACCGTGATTGGTCCCCACGTTCAGATTGAAAAATGGACAACTATTGGCGAAGAATGCAAAATCTTCTTCGGGGCTACCATCGGTAACGAATCCAAAGATCTGAAATACGGGGGGTGGCGGAGTTATGTGAAAATCGGGAACCGCAATATACTCCGCGAATACGTCTCGATCTCCAGGTCATCCTTTGAAGAGGAAGCAACTATTGTTGGGGACAATAATCTGCTGATGAATTGGGTTAACCTCGCACACGATACTATCGTCGGTAATCGAATAATCATGGCAAACTTTGTCTCGCTTGCGGGGCATGTCGTGATTGAAGATGATGTTCGACTGGGAGCGCATGCGGCACTGCACCAATACGTGCGCGTAGGCAAGATGGCAATGGCAGGCGGTTTCTCAAAGATCGTCCAGGATATTCCCCCCTTTGCTCTCTCCGCCGGACAACCCGCGCGTGTCCGAGACCTCAACCGTATCGGTATCCGAACCTCACGGATTAACCCTTTATCACAACTCACACCTGAAACACTCGCGGCGTTAAAGAAGGCGTTCCGCATTTTGTTCCGATCAGGACTCCCCCTCAAGCATGCTGTCACCAGAGTCAGAGAAACACTTGAGCCAACGCCGGAAGTTGAATATTTACTCAAATTTATAGAAACCTCCAAACGTGGTATAGGGTTTAGTCAACCGAACCGGACATCTTTTTAA
- a CDS encoding site-specific DNA-methyltransferase has product MSKHQLYYGDNLEILQTYVPDDSVNLIYIDPPFNTGKLQQRTEIQVEQDAEGDRVGFQGRTYRTRKGKTMHYTDKFESSDTYLQFLRPRFEEAYRVLHPHGSFFLHIDYREVHYCKVVLDEIFGRESFVNEIIWAYDYGGRPKSRWPAKHDNILWYAKTPEHYTFNFDEMDRIPYMAPGLVGKAKAARGKTPTDVWWHTIVATNGGEKTGYPTQKPLGILNRIVKVHSSPGDTLLDFFAGSGTLGESAALHNRSSILIDNNIPAIRLIMDRMALYGVELVNANYTALCQH; this is encoded by the coding sequence ATGTCTAAGCATCAACTTTATTATGGCGATAATCTTGAAATTCTTCAAACGTATGTTCCTGATGACAGCGTTAACTTGATTTATATTGATCCGCCGTTTAACACGGGAAAACTTCAACAGCGGACAGAGATCCAAGTCGAACAGGATGCCGAGGGCGATCGGGTCGGCTTCCAAGGAAGAACGTACCGAACCCGCAAAGGCAAAACCATGCATTACACCGATAAGTTTGAGAGTTCAGATACTTATCTACAGTTTTTGCGACCTCGTTTTGAAGAGGCGTATCGTGTGCTTCATCCGCACGGCAGTTTCTTCCTCCATATTGATTACCGTGAAGTGCATTATTGTAAAGTAGTGCTTGATGAGATTTTCGGACGTGAATCTTTCGTCAATGAGATTATTTGGGCTTACGATTACGGAGGAAGGCCCAAGTCAAGGTGGCCTGCGAAACACGATAACATCTTGTGGTATGCCAAAACGCCGGAACACTACACCTTCAACTTCGATGAAATGGACAGAATTCCGTATATGGCACCTGGGTTAGTCGGAAAAGCAAAGGCAGCACGCGGTAAAACACCGACCGATGTCTGGTGGCATACGATTGTTGCTACGAATGGCGGTGAAAAGACGGGGTATCCGACCCAAAAACCGCTTGGCATCCTTAACCGTATCGTCAAGGTGCATTCTTCACCCGGTGATACCCTTTTAGATTTTTTTGCGGGCAGCGGCACTCTCGGTGAGTCTGCAGCACTTCACAATCGTTCCTCAATTTTAATCGATAATAATATTCCCGCAATCCGTCTAATCATGGATAGAATGGCGCTTTATGGGGTCGAACTCGTCAATGCTAATTATACAGCATTATGCCAGCATTAG
- a CDS encoding energy transducer TonB: MNRSVQFLNKSLSLSICVHLIGVAIAAISIIGTVDKHGDAIVAEFVSFPETQQIREPRRKLKVPVLTQIDFIRPQPERIRTISEAVHIPQSKTQLAIDTLPVSSVHQTTPTEIGIDGVKTLQGSLPLRAPDRVSQPIRLTSKGIPRPEWTLTPTVIASTEVSELPPVPALQEEPTQDARFFRKVDPIYPESARLSHTEGLVVLEATIGPDGIARNIKVIKVIEVGGLGCEEAAITALKASRFVPAKRGKEVVSQRLRIPYRFQFKS; this comes from the coding sequence ATGAACAGGTCTGTCCAATTTCTGAACAAGTCTCTATCTTTATCTATCTGCGTTCACTTGATAGGCGTTGCAATTGCAGCGATATCTATCATCGGGACAGTAGACAAACATGGCGATGCGATTGTCGCTGAATTTGTCTCGTTCCCAGAGACACAACAGATCCGCGAGCCACGTCGGAAACTCAAAGTGCCAGTATTAACACAGATAGATTTCATCCGCCCGCAGCCCGAGCGTATTCGGACGATTTCAGAAGCCGTCCACATACCACAAAGCAAAACACAACTCGCTATTGATACGCTCCCGGTTTCAAGTGTTCATCAGACAACGCCAACAGAAATTGGAATAGACGGTGTAAAAACACTTCAGGGTAGCTTACCACTTCGGGCACCCGATCGGGTTTCACAACCGATCCGTTTGACCTCCAAAGGGATCCCCCGTCCAGAGTGGACATTGACACCAACCGTCATTGCAAGCACTGAAGTCTCTGAACTACCACCAGTGCCAGCACTGCAGGAGGAACCCACACAAGATGCCCGGTTCTTCCGTAAAGTCGATCCGATATATCCCGAATCTGCCCGGCTTTCCCACACGGAAGGACTCGTTGTGCTTGAAGCGACAATCGGTCCAGATGGCATCGCGAGAAACATCAAAGTTATCAAGGTAATTGAGGTTGGTGGATTAGGGTGTGAAGAAGCGGCAATTACGGCACTCAAAGCATCCCGATTCGTGCCAGCGAAACGGGGCAAAGAGGTTGTCAGTCAACGTCTGCGCATTCCCTACCGTTTCCAGTTTAAAAGTTAG
- a CDS encoding gamma carbonic anhydrase family protein, translating to MLIEYEGITPNVHPSVFVAPGAMVIGDVTIGEESSIWFNSVLRGDLEPIRIGCRTNVQDGAVIHMDKEIPCLIGDDVTIGHGAILHSCTIGDGALIGMGAILLTGSVIGENAVVAAGTLVREGQKIPPGAVAMGVPAKVRREATEAELERVRRGKDDYVLRGKLMQNL from the coding sequence ATGTTGATAGAATATGAAGGCATAACCCCGAACGTGCATCCGTCTGTTTTTGTCGCTCCAGGAGCGATGGTTATTGGCGATGTGACAATTGGGGAAGAATCGAGCATCTGGTTTAACAGCGTGCTCCGTGGGGATTTAGAGCCGATCCGAATCGGATGTCGCACGAACGTTCAGGACGGTGCAGTGATACACATGGACAAGGAGATTCCGTGTCTCATCGGTGATGATGTTACGATCGGGCATGGTGCAATCCTCCATAGTTGCACGATTGGGGATGGAGCACTGATCGGCATGGGAGCGATTCTCCTGACGGGTTCGGTGATTGGCGAAAATGCCGTTGTCGCAGCTGGGACGCTTGTCCGAGAAGGACAGAAAATCCCACCGGGTGCAGTGGCGATGGGAGTTCCAGCAAAGGTGCGCCGTGAGGCGACCGAGGCGGAACTTGAGCGCGTCCGACGCGGCAAGGACGATTACGTTTTACGTGGCAAACTGATGCAAAATCTTTAG
- a CDS encoding SDR family NAD(P)-dependent oxidoreductase gives MDIRLNDKVAVITGGSTGIGAATAIEYAKAGAKVVCGDINEKDAQKTLNTIVEAGGIAKFQRTDVTVETEVADLMEIADTEYGGIDILVTSAGVLRGPSVRIDDFEAATFDSVIDVNLKGTFFALKHAVPIMKRGGGVILCIASGAGVRGGSSSVAYASSKGGVNGLVMTVENQVASMNIRMHTICPGGLATPLKLGQIAESAKRDGHDPDAAVANARNSLGDPAGVARVLTFLASDAGAYTRGQIFTR, from the coding sequence ATGGACATTCGACTTAACGATAAGGTGGCTGTGATTACCGGTGGCTCCACAGGTATTGGTGCCGCAACCGCGATTGAATATGCTAAAGCAGGCGCAAAAGTCGTTTGCGGCGACATCAATGAAAAAGACGCTCAAAAAACACTCAATACAATTGTTGAAGCAGGTGGGATTGCTAAATTTCAACGCACCGATGTCACCGTCGAGACTGAAGTAGCGGATTTGATGGAAATCGCCGATACGGAATACGGCGGGATTGACATTTTGGTAACTTCCGCAGGTGTCCTGCGTGGACCGAGTGTCCGCATCGATGATTTTGAAGCTGCGACCTTCGATTCAGTTATCGATGTGAATCTCAAAGGCACATTCTTCGCCCTCAAACATGCTGTTCCAATAATGAAACGTGGGGGTGGTGTTATCCTGTGTATCGCCTCTGGTGCCGGGGTCCGCGGTGGGAGTTCCTCGGTTGCTTATGCGTCCAGCAAGGGGGGTGTCAACGGGCTTGTCATGACGGTAGAAAATCAGGTTGCGTCAATGAATATCCGTATGCATACCATCTGTCCCGGTGGCCTCGCAACCCCACTCAAACTCGGACAGATCGCAGAATCGGCAAAGCGGGATGGACATGATCCAGATGCGGCGGTCGCGAATGCCCGTAACTCACTTGGTGACCCAGCGGGAGTCGCACGGGTCCTCACATTCCTCGCCTCCGATGCAGGCGCGTACACCCGCGGTCAAATTTTCACGCGGTGA
- a CDS encoding sugar transferase: protein MPFLSRNIDQIGKDASETGLHASPKISKTGTLVERLSSFYATRGKHLFDAIAAFFLIIIFAPLMALIAILIKLTSRGTVFFSHKRVGLKNEQFVIHKFRSLHVDTPSYSEKPGAIDDKRITPVGRWLRKTSLDELPQLFNVLKGEMSLVGPRPEMPFLAEHYELWENQRHLVRPGMTGLWQLSPHRQGAIRDGIPVDLEYIENLSFWNDFKILLRTFKVFWDNNTY, encoded by the coding sequence ATGCCATTCCTATCAAGAAACATAGACCAGATAGGAAAAGATGCAAGCGAAACCGGCTTGCATGCTTCGCCAAAAATATCAAAAACAGGGACTCTTGTGGAACGACTCTCCTCTTTCTATGCAACGCGTGGCAAACATTTGTTTGACGCTATTGCCGCATTTTTCCTTATCATTATCTTCGCCCCTCTCATGGCACTGATTGCCATTCTCATTAAACTCACCTCACGCGGTACCGTCTTTTTCTCACACAAGCGGGTTGGTCTAAAAAACGAACAGTTTGTTATCCACAAGTTTCGGAGCCTCCATGTGGATACGCCCTCCTATTCCGAAAAACCTGGCGCGATTGATGACAAACGCATTACACCGGTCGGCAGATGGCTCCGTAAAACGAGTTTGGATGAGTTACCCCAACTGTTCAATGTGCTAAAGGGCGAAATGAGCCTCGTGGGTCCGCGTCCAGAAATGCCCTTTCTTGCCGAACATTATGAACTTTGGGAAAATCAGCGCCACCTCGTCCGTCCCGGGATGACAGGTCTCTGGCAGCTGAGTCCACATCGACAAGGAGCGATCCGAGATGGCATCCCTGTTGATTTGGAATACATTGAGAATCTATCTTTCTGGAACGATTTTAAAATCCTCCTCCGAACCTTCAAAGTCTTTTGGGATAACAATACCTACTAA
- a CDS encoding ABC transporter ATP-binding protein, producing the protein MIKTLSLTKYFGKLCAVDALTLEVDAGEIFGFLGPNGAGKTTTINMLTGLLRPTSGTATLGGFDIQKQSLQAKAILGLMPDTPQLYEALSGRQFVRMIADLYEVPPEQAENEMGMLLEQLELTEAADDQIKGYSYGMQKKILLISVLVHHPQILFLDEPTSGLDPRSARTVRELLRERCERGSTVFMTTHILEIAERICDRVGIISKGQLIAVGTLAELQQERQGDHGRPVDAGQDRTATLEDIFLDLTADF; encoded by the coding sequence ATGATTAAAACCTTAAGTTTAACGAAATATTTCGGTAAATTGTGTGCTGTAGATGCATTGACACTTGAGGTAGATGCCGGTGAAATATTCGGATTCCTTGGGCCGAATGGAGCCGGGAAGACGACGACAATCAATATGCTCACGGGCTTACTCCGCCCGACATCTGGCACCGCAACGCTCGGCGGTTTTGACATTCAGAAACAGAGTTTACAGGCAAAGGCGATTCTCGGACTGATGCCCGATACGCCTCAACTTTATGAGGCATTGAGCGGTAGACAGTTTGTCCGGATGATAGCGGATTTGTATGAAGTGCCGCCGGAGCAGGCCGAAAATGAGATGGGTATGCTACTGGAGCAACTCGAGCTGACCGAGGCTGCTGACGATCAAATCAAGGGGTATTCCTACGGCATGCAGAAGAAAATCCTGCTCATCTCGGTCCTTGTGCATCACCCGCAAATTCTTTTTCTTGATGAACCAACCAGTGGCTTGGATCCGAGGAGTGCCCGAACTGTCAGGGAACTCTTGCGCGAACGTTGTGAGCGGGGCTCCACTGTATTTATGACAACACACATTCTTGAAATTGCCGAACGTATTTGCGATAGAGTCGGTATTATCAGTAAGGGACAACTGATTGCTGTGGGGACCCTTGCAGAGTTGCAGCAGGAAAGGCAGGGGGACCACGGACGACCCGTCGATGCTGGTCAGGATAGGACGGCGACCCTTGAGGATATCTTTCTCGATCTTACCGCAGATTTTTAA